One window of Saccharopolyspora phatthalungensis genomic DNA carries:
- a CDS encoding tyrosine-type recombinase/integrase, which produces MDEDEMPRSPLDRMPQPTTPKKLVPVLDDEITIRLFATCDGKSFLDRRDTAIIRLLFDTGGRLSEVANLSLNDVNLKTDTVQILGKGDKYLAVPFGANTGRALSRYIRARAKQPGADLPNLWLSSRGPKPLRANGVKIMLRRRGEDAEIEGMHAHRFRHTLAHEWKVQGGNDSALMEVMGWTSAEMVRHYGKAAAQTLAQQAHRDMALGDRL; this is translated from the coding sequence GTGGACGAGGACGAGATGCCACGTTCCCCACTGGACCGGATGCCGCAACCCACGACACCGAAAAAGCTTGTCCCGGTTCTCGACGACGAAATCACCATCCGGTTGTTCGCCACATGCGACGGCAAGAGCTTCCTGGACCGCCGAGACACCGCCATCATTCGATTGCTATTCGACACCGGCGGACGTCTCTCCGAAGTGGCGAACCTGTCCTTGAACGACGTCAATCTGAAGACCGACACGGTGCAGATCCTCGGCAAAGGGGATAAGTACCTGGCCGTGCCATTCGGCGCGAACACCGGCCGTGCCCTGAGTCGTTATATCCGGGCGCGTGCCAAGCAACCGGGGGCTGATTTGCCGAACTTATGGCTGTCCAGCCGAGGGCCGAAACCTCTTCGCGCGAACGGCGTCAAGATCATGCTCCGGCGCCGGGGTGAAGACGCGGAAATTGAAGGGATGCATGCTCACCGGTTCCGGCACACCCTCGCTCACGAATGGAAGGTGCAGGGCGGCAACGATTCTGCACTGATGGAAGTGATGGGATGGACTTCCGCTGAAATGGTGCGCCACTACGGCAAGGCCGCCGCGCAAACGCTCGCGCAGCAAGCGCACCGCGACATGGCACTCGGCGACCGCCTGTAG
- a CDS encoding winged helix-turn-helix transcriptional regulator, with product MNSTDKKVSIEAAGGDNRRPCTIDRVEQALAVIEGRWKLLILHHLLIRSPRRFSDLERAIPAVTQKMLIQQLRALEADGVVRRIVYPEVPPHVEYTLTPAGIALEPALNALHDWAASKHFAPS from the coding sequence ATGAATAGTACTGACAAAAAAGTAAGTATCGAAGCAGCTGGTGGAGACAACCGTCGCCCCTGCACGATCGACCGCGTCGAGCAGGCACTCGCAGTCATCGAGGGACGCTGGAAACTGCTGATCCTGCACCACCTGCTCATCCGCTCGCCGCGGCGGTTCTCCGACCTGGAACGCGCCATCCCCGCCGTGACCCAGAAAATGCTCATCCAGCAACTGCGGGCACTGGAGGCCGACGGTGTGGTGCGACGCATCGTGTACCCCGAGGTCCCACCCCACGTCGAATACACCCTCACCCCCGCCGGCATCGCGCTCGAACCGGCTCTCAACGCCCTGCACGACTGGGCCGCCAGCAAGCACTTCGCCCCCAGCTGA
- a CDS encoding nuclear transport factor 2 family protein — translation MTTSTTETGVSPSVEQRLGYLADRIEIQDLVTRYGLGQDLHQDGDNDVLAEWDRVFAPEATVDYSVTGAPLDGVTYQELAEFMRRPGGSMSGIRNWQHFEGLPTVDIDGDTATARTPHLHTHKGGTDDAGWNLIQTGFFVDRLERRPEGWRIVHRRLEILWMDTFPTTNPA, via the coding sequence ATGACAACGTCGACAACGGAGACCGGGGTAAGCCCCTCGGTCGAGCAACGGCTGGGCTACCTCGCCGACCGGATCGAGATCCAGGATCTAGTGACCCGCTACGGGCTGGGGCAGGATCTGCATCAAGACGGTGACAACGACGTGCTGGCCGAGTGGGACCGTGTGTTCGCGCCCGAGGCCACTGTGGACTATTCCGTAACCGGTGCACCGCTGGACGGTGTGACCTACCAGGAGCTGGCCGAGTTCATGCGCCGTCCGGGCGGGTCGATGAGCGGCATCCGGAACTGGCAGCACTTCGAGGGCCTGCCCACAGTGGACATCGACGGCGACACCGCCACGGCCCGCACTCCGCACCTCCACACCCACAAGGGCGGCACGGATGACGCAGGCTGGAACTTGATCCAAACCGGGTTCTTCGTCGACCGGCTCGAACGCCGCCCAGAGGGATGGCGCATCGTGCACCGCAGGCTGGAAATCCTCTGGATGGACACGTTCCCCACCACCAATCCGGCCTGA
- a CDS encoding TetR family transcriptional regulator, which produces MDTYLDAVGGALAANRGFIHGMWGALAPTQLIAELEDLTGRLPTKAQQGGISEQVTVGDIAAAIWALRGVITTSGDVAPDAWRRHLTYLLAGFYATVDHSTATLTAQQIAAAVSSSRRTR; this is translated from the coding sequence TTGGACACCTACCTCGACGCGGTCGGCGGGGCACTGGCTGCCAACCGTGGCTTCATACACGGGATGTGGGGTGCGCTAGCGCCCACCCAGTTGATCGCCGAACTGGAGGACCTGACCGGCCGCTTGCCGACCAAAGCCCAGCAGGGCGGAATCAGCGAACAGGTCACGGTCGGGGACATCGCCGCCGCGATCTGGGCTCTGCGAGGCGTCATCACCACCAGCGGCGACGTCGCGCCGGACGCCTGGCGCCGGCACCTCACGTATCTGCTCGCCGGATTCTACGCCACCGTCGACCACTCGACCGCCACGCTCACCGCCCAGCAGATCGCCGCAGCGGTTTCCTCGTCCCGGCGAACTCGCTGA
- a CDS encoding TetR/AcrR family transcriptional regulator: protein MPTASTATPRLTAKGAATRRRIIEGAAAEIRERGAASTTLDDVCARTATSKSQIFHYFPGGKEELLLAVAAREADRVLEDQQPHLGKLASWQAWHDWRDAVIARYRKQGIHCPLGVLITELGRSTPAAQALTAHLIDRWQAALRAGIRHLQDTGEISRQLDADRTAAALVAAVQGGVTILMSTGRISHLEAALDTSLTLLRTTRN from the coding sequence ATGCCGACCGCCAGCACCGCCACACCGCGACTGACCGCCAAGGGAGCCGCGACCCGGCGGCGCATCATCGAAGGAGCGGCAGCCGAGATCCGCGAGCGGGGCGCCGCCTCGACCACCTTGGACGACGTGTGCGCCCGCACCGCGACCAGCAAGAGCCAGATCTTCCATTACTTCCCCGGCGGAAAGGAGGAACTCCTGCTCGCCGTGGCCGCCCGTGAAGCCGACCGCGTGCTGGAGGACCAGCAGCCACACCTGGGCAAGCTGGCCAGCTGGCAGGCGTGGCACGACTGGCGTGACGCGGTCATCGCGCGCTACCGCAAGCAAGGCATCCACTGCCCGCTGGGGGTGCTCATCACCGAACTGGGCCGCAGCACGCCGGCGGCGCAAGCCCTCACCGCGCACCTGATCGACCGGTGGCAGGCCGCCCTGCGGGCCGGGATTCGGCATCTGCAGGACACCGGCGAGATCAGCCGGCAACTCGACGCCGACCGCACCGCGGCCGCCCTGGTCGCCGCGGTGCAGGGCGGCGTGACCATCCTGATGTCCACCGGCCGGATCAGTCACCTGGAAGCCGCCCTGGACACCTCCTTGACGCTGCTGCGAACGACCCGTAATTGA
- a CDS encoding quinone oxidoreductase family protein — protein sequence MQAIVVEQLGGPQELRIAERPTPRPGPGQIRVEVAAAGVNFMDTGARRLGPAVGQVPFVPGVEGAGRVAELGEGVTEFAVGDRVAWVYAYGSYAEELVLPATSAVPVPDGISDEVAASVMMQGITAHHFATEAAPVEPGHITLVHAAAGGLGQKLVQLIKARGGTVIGLTSTKAKADLARQIGADHALVSTGDAFVEPVLELTGGQGVHTVFDGGGETTFRASMTVVRRHGTLLYYGAVIGDAPVVNLRELPRSIKICYPVFRDHISTREALLRHTADIFRLVQDGRLRVEIGGRYPLKDAAQAHRDIESRATTGKLLLVP from the coding sequence ATGCAGGCGATTGTGGTCGAACAGCTGGGTGGGCCGCAGGAACTGCGGATCGCGGAGCGGCCGACACCGCGGCCCGGTCCCGGACAGATCCGCGTCGAGGTTGCGGCGGCAGGGGTGAACTTCATGGACACCGGGGCGCGGCGGCTCGGGCCGGCGGTGGGCCAGGTGCCGTTCGTGCCCGGCGTCGAGGGCGCCGGCCGGGTCGCCGAACTCGGCGAGGGAGTGACCGAGTTCGCTGTCGGTGACCGGGTCGCATGGGTGTACGCCTACGGCTCCTACGCCGAAGAGCTGGTGCTGCCCGCCACGAGCGCGGTGCCCGTGCCGGACGGCATTTCCGACGAGGTGGCCGCGAGCGTGATGATGCAGGGCATCACCGCACACCACTTCGCCACCGAGGCCGCGCCCGTCGAGCCCGGGCACATCACGCTGGTGCACGCGGCGGCCGGTGGACTGGGCCAGAAACTCGTCCAGCTGATCAAGGCGCGCGGCGGGACCGTCATCGGGCTGACCTCCACGAAGGCCAAGGCCGACCTCGCCCGGCAGATCGGGGCCGACCACGCTCTGGTCTCCACCGGGGACGCCTTCGTGGAGCCGGTCCTGGAACTCACCGGCGGGCAGGGCGTGCACACCGTGTTCGACGGCGGCGGGGAAACGACCTTCCGCGCGTCGATGACCGTGGTGCGCCGGCATGGCACGCTGCTGTATTACGGCGCGGTCATCGGCGACGCTCCGGTGGTGAACCTGCGCGAACTGCCCCGCAGCATCAAGATCTGCTACCCGGTGTTCCGCGACCACATTTCGACCCGCGAGGCGCTCCTGCGACACACCGCGGACATCTTCCGTCTGGTCCAAGATGGACGGTTGCGGGTCGAGATCGGTGGACGTTACCCGCTCAAGGACGCCGCGCAGGCCCATCGCGACATCGAGTCCCGTGCGACGACCGGCAAACTGCTGCTCGTGCCCTAA
- a CDS encoding LysR family transcriptional regulator yields the protein MSFTDASLVALRVFREVAERGTLTAAAAALGYTQSAVSRQIAALERAAGTPLLERRHDGVRLTPAGRVVLRRAATVVDQVDATARELAGLPDEPATVRLGWFTSAGASLVPQALAALHRTHPAITVTTREGSTPALVRALRAGTVDLALLASAPPFRPPDTETPALRLQTLTERSLRIAVPATHPLARAEYIDVADLHGQRWIAGSGEDRVMGVWPGLDERPDIAHTARDWLAKLRLVAAGCGITTVPTALAPARFEGVRVLPVRGGPAERRRILLARLPQPMSEPAARLADALRAAAIDTEDSL from the coding sequence ATGTCCTTCACTGATGCGTCGCTGGTCGCGCTGCGAGTATTTCGGGAGGTGGCCGAGCGGGGCACGCTCACCGCCGCGGCCGCCGCGCTCGGCTACACCCAGTCCGCGGTGTCCCGTCAGATCGCTGCGTTGGAACGCGCGGCGGGCACGCCGCTGCTGGAACGCCGCCACGACGGGGTACGCCTGACCCCGGCCGGGCGCGTCGTCCTACGGCGTGCCGCCACCGTGGTCGACCAGGTCGACGCCACAGCACGGGAGCTGGCCGGGTTGCCCGACGAGCCTGCCACGGTGCGACTCGGCTGGTTCACCAGCGCCGGGGCCTCCCTGGTCCCGCAGGCGCTGGCCGCGTTGCACCGCACCCATCCGGCCATCACCGTCACCACGCGCGAGGGCAGCACCCCGGCGCTGGTCCGCGCGCTGCGCGCCGGCACGGTGGACCTCGCGCTGCTGGCCTCGGCGCCGCCGTTTCGGCCACCCGACACCGAAACACCGGCCCTGCGCCTGCAGACACTCACCGAACGCAGCCTCCGGATCGCCGTGCCCGCCACCCATCCACTCGCCCGGGCCGAATACATTGACGTCGCCGACCTGCACGGCCAGCGGTGGATCGCCGGCTCGGGCGAGGACCGGGTGATGGGCGTGTGGCCCGGCCTGGACGAGCGGCCCGACATCGCCCACACCGCCCGCGACTGGTTGGCCAAGCTCCGCCTCGTCGCCGCCGGCTGCGGCATCACCACCGTGCCCACCGCGCTCGCCCCCGCCAGGTTCGAGGGCGTGCGCGTGCTGCCCGTCCGCGGCGGGCCCGCCGAACGACGGCGCATCCTGCTCGCCCGGCTGCCCCAACCCATGTCCGAACCCGCCGCCCGCCTTGCCGACGCACTCCGCGCCGCGGCGATCGACACGGAGGACTCGCTGTAG
- a CDS encoding SDR family NAD(P)-dependent oxidoreductase, which translates to MSLINTPFGFASTAAEVAAGIDLTGRRAVVTGASSGLGVETARALAGTGAEVTLAVRDTEAGERAAKDIVATTGNTALQVAPLDLTDPASIAAFTAAWAGPLHILVANAGVMACPERHTTQGWEWQFTTNHLGHFALATGLHPALAADGAARIVLVSSSGHLLSPVVFDDIHFAFRPYDPWLAYGQSKTANVLFAVEATRRWAGDGITANALMPGAIYTDLQRHTGGRGSGTVPPELIKTPEQGAATSVLLATSPLLAGIGGRYFADCNETETIDRRADAPRLHGVARYALDPEGAKRLWTLSETLLATAEGLS; encoded by the coding sequence ATGAGCCTGATCAACACTCCATTCGGTTTTGCCAGCACCGCGGCCGAGGTCGCCGCGGGGATTGATCTGACCGGCCGTCGCGCGGTCGTGACCGGCGCGTCCTCCGGCCTCGGCGTGGAGACCGCCCGCGCCCTGGCCGGCACCGGTGCCGAGGTCACCCTGGCCGTCCGCGACACCGAGGCCGGCGAACGTGCCGCCAAGGACATCGTCGCGACCACCGGCAACACCGCGTTGCAGGTCGCACCGCTGGATCTGACCGACCCGGCCTCGATCGCCGCGTTCACCGCGGCCTGGGCCGGGCCGCTGCACATCCTGGTCGCCAACGCGGGGGTGATGGCCTGCCCCGAGCGGCACACGACGCAGGGCTGGGAATGGCAGTTCACCACCAACCACCTCGGGCACTTCGCCCTGGCCACCGGGCTGCACCCGGCATTGGCCGCCGACGGCGCCGCCCGCATCGTCCTGGTCAGCTCCAGCGGTCACCTGCTCTCGCCGGTGGTGTTCGACGACATCCACTTCGCCTTCCGTCCCTACGATCCGTGGCTCGCCTATGGCCAGTCCAAGACGGCGAACGTGTTGTTCGCGGTCGAGGCGACCCGCCGCTGGGCCGGCGACGGGATCACCGCGAACGCGCTGATGCCCGGCGCGATCTACACCGACCTCCAGCGCCACACCGGCGGCCGGGGCAGCGGCACGGTCCCGCCTGAACTGATCAAGACCCCGGAACAAGGCGCAGCGACCTCGGTCTTGCTCGCCACCTCGCCGCTGCTGGCCGGAATCGGCGGACGTTACTTCGCCGACTGCAACGAGACCGAGACCATCGACCGTCGCGCTGACGCACCGCGCCTGCACGGCGTGGCGCGCTATGCGCTGGACCCGGAGGGCGCGAAGCGCCTGTGGACCCTGTCCGAAACCCTGCTCGCCACTGCGGAAGGACTGTCGTGA
- a CDS encoding SDR family NAD(P)-dependent oxidoreductase — translation MPKTALVTGATQGLGLALVEGLAQHLTQADTVYLTGRDIDRVNQAVHAMPGGGAQVRGEVLDVATPGAADRLAAQLHARHGGVDIVFNNAVMRVGPDDDPRAIVEDYAEVNNFGTTRVLRAFAPLLRDGSRLIVVASSLGTLHYLAPVLRDRFDGLSSLDEVDKQVAAWRDAVRDGSARAGAWPGFVNIPSKIGQVAAVRALAAQRREHDTAHGILLAAVCPGMMNTSTSAQWWDVSAAPTPAQAAIPLVDLALDPVNPDHYGQLIRNGQILPWAPAVG, via the coding sequence ATGCCGAAAACCGCCCTGGTCACCGGTGCTACTCAAGGCTTGGGCCTGGCCCTGGTCGAGGGACTCGCCCAGCACCTGACCCAGGCCGACACCGTTTACCTCACCGGCCGCGACATCGACCGGGTCAACCAGGCCGTGCACGCCATGCCCGGCGGCGGAGCCCAGGTCCGCGGCGAGGTCCTCGACGTGGCCACCCCCGGGGCAGCCGACCGCCTCGCCGCGCAGCTGCACGCGCGCCACGGGGGCGTCGACATCGTGTTCAACAACGCCGTGATGCGGGTCGGCCCGGACGACGATCCTCGTGCGATCGTCGAGGACTACGCCGAGGTCAACAACTTCGGCACCACCCGCGTGCTGCGGGCCTTCGCCCCGCTGCTGCGCGACGGCAGCCGGCTCATCGTGGTGGCCAGTTCGCTGGGCACGCTGCACTACCTCGCGCCCGTGCTGCGCGACCGCTTCGACGGTCTGTCCTCTTTGGACGAAGTGGACAAGCAGGTCGCCGCGTGGCGGGACGCCGTGCGCGACGGCAGCGCCCGGGCCGGGGCCTGGCCCGGCTTCGTCAACATCCCCTCCAAGATCGGCCAGGTCGCCGCCGTCCGCGCCCTGGCCGCACAGCGCCGCGAGCACGACACCGCACACGGCATCCTGCTCGCCGCGGTCTGCCCCGGCATGATGAACACCTCCACCTCCGCCCAGTGGTGGGACGTCAGCGCGGCCCCCACCCCGGCACAGGCCGCCATCCCGCTCGTCGACCTGGCGCTCGACCCCGTCAACCCCGACCACTACGGCCAGCTCATCCGCAACGGACAGATACTGCCCTGGGCCCCGGCAGTCGGCTGA
- a CDS encoding VOC family protein — MPDVDLGLDVHHTSLSVADLDAQRAWYQRALGLHEVVAEFQLDELAVRTVVLRSGAGVRLELIERAGASRHRDYADPLDAASTLGFGHWAVSVRDLDTAFAAIVAAGGVEVWPPADAVEPGARFAYVKDPEGNLIELIQPPTR; from the coding sequence GTGCCTGATGTGGATCTGGGTTTGGACGTGCATCACACCAGCCTGTCCGTGGCGGATCTGGACGCGCAGCGCGCCTGGTATCAGCGTGCTCTCGGGCTGCACGAGGTCGTCGCGGAGTTCCAACTCGACGAGCTTGCCGTGCGCACCGTCGTGCTGCGCTCCGGCGCCGGCGTACGCCTGGAACTGATCGAACGGGCCGGCGCGAGCCGGCACCGCGACTATGCCGATCCGCTGGACGCCGCGAGCACCCTGGGGTTCGGACACTGGGCGGTGTCGGTCCGCGACTTGGATACCGCGTTCGCCGCGATCGTGGCGGCCGGCGGTGTCGAGGTGTGGCCGCCGGCCGACGCGGTGGAGCCGGGTGCCCGGTTCGCCTACGTCAAGGACCCGGAGGGCAACCTCATCGAACTGATCCAGCCGCCGACGCGGTGA
- a CDS encoding TetR/AcrR family transcriptional regulator encodes MSETVKRASGHHHGDLRRALEQAALELVATKGISGFTMAEASRRAGVSVAAPYKHYPDRDALLAALGVRAYTEQRQQYRAAMADATDPGDQLAAFAAAYVQFAADQPALFKLTFAAGLDKERFPALDEAGQALFTELHAPARALCRDDHQARRLVLAIAACAHGHAVFLTEGVLKDTPDPLSEAKREAAAGATALTGAYVA; translated from the coding sequence ATGTCGGAGACCGTCAAGCGGGCCAGCGGGCACCACCACGGTGACCTGCGTCGCGCGCTGGAACAGGCCGCACTGGAACTGGTGGCCACCAAGGGGATCAGCGGATTCACCATGGCCGAGGCCAGCCGCCGCGCCGGGGTCAGCGTGGCCGCGCCGTACAAGCACTACCCCGACCGTGACGCGCTGCTGGCCGCCCTCGGGGTGCGCGCCTACACCGAACAACGGCAGCAGTACCGCGCCGCCATGGCCGACGCCACCGATCCGGGCGACCAACTGGCGGCCTTCGCGGCGGCCTATGTCCAGTTCGCCGCAGACCAGCCGGCACTGTTCAAATTGACCTTCGCCGCTGGCCTGGACAAGGAACGCTTCCCCGCCCTCGACGAAGCGGGCCAGGCCCTGTTCACCGAGTTGCATGCGCCGGCCCGCGCCCTGTGCCGCGATGACCACCAAGCACGCAGGCTGGTACTGGCGATTGCCGCCTGCGCCCACGGCCACGCCGTATTCCTGACCGAGGGAGTCCTCAAGGACACCCCAGACCCGCTCAGCGAGGCCAAACGGGAGGCGGCTGCGGGGGCAACAGCCCTGACAGGGGCGTACGTCGCCTGA
- a CDS encoding phenylacetate--CoA ligase family protein codes for MATAQGVRPSLVDPEAEGAYPERRRELQEYRLRRLVDRLLAADGMQAGRLRDCGVSRGSDVGLDQLHRLPFVCQQDFWDHYPFGLRAASEADIVCVHGSSGTMGRTTLVPYTAHDVDVWAQVMARALGGAGVTRRSFVHCAYGYGLFTGGLGVHHGATRLGATVVPVSSGATDRQLRLLLDLRPDVLCCTPSYAIYLGEALASTGIVAEQLSLRVGLFGAEPWTAEMRLSIEGLLGLRALNIYGLTEVIGPGVACESLDSEGLLNIAEDHFYPEVVGPDGAPLPAGEVGELVFTTLTKTGTPLLRYRTGDVASLSGPAPGSARTLRRMSRVFGRTDDMLVIRGTNVFPSEIETVLLADRRVAPHYLIVEDRRDQSRPELRIAVEPRDPHGDAEVLERELAGALYARLGISCIVRVLPPDHLPREESGKTPRLVRWEHGVVPLPGLE; via the coding sequence GTGGCGACAGCACAGGGCGTGCGTCCTTCGCTGGTGGACCCCGAGGCCGAGGGGGCCTATCCCGAGCGACGCCGTGAACTGCAGGAATACCGTTTGCGTCGGCTGGTCGATCGGCTGCTGGCCGCCGATGGCATGCAGGCCGGGCGGCTTCGAGACTGCGGCGTCTCGCGGGGCTCCGATGTGGGGCTCGACCAGCTGCACCGGTTGCCGTTCGTCTGCCAGCAGGACTTCTGGGACCACTACCCGTTCGGGTTGCGCGCCGCGTCCGAGGCCGACATCGTCTGCGTGCACGGCTCGTCCGGCACGATGGGGCGGACGACCCTGGTGCCCTACACCGCGCACGACGTCGATGTGTGGGCGCAGGTGATGGCTCGGGCGCTGGGGGGCGCGGGCGTGACGCGACGCAGCTTCGTGCACTGCGCCTACGGGTACGGGCTGTTCACCGGTGGGCTCGGCGTTCACCATGGGGCGACGCGGCTAGGGGCGACCGTGGTCCCGGTGTCCAGCGGCGCCACCGACCGGCAGCTCCGGTTGTTGCTTGATCTGCGTCCAGATGTGCTGTGCTGCACACCGTCATACGCGATCTACCTGGGTGAGGCGTTGGCCTCGACCGGGATCGTCGCCGAGCAGTTGTCGCTTCGGGTGGGCTTGTTCGGGGCCGAGCCGTGGACAGCGGAGATGCGGCTGAGCATCGAGGGGCTGCTGGGGTTGCGGGCGCTCAACATCTATGGGCTCACCGAGGTGATCGGGCCGGGCGTTGCGTGCGAGTCGCTGGACTCCGAAGGCTTGTTGAACATCGCCGAGGACCACTTCTACCCCGAGGTGGTCGGCCCGGACGGCGCGCCGTTGCCCGCCGGCGAGGTCGGCGAGTTGGTGTTCACGACGTTGACGAAGACGGGTACCCCCCTGCTGCGCTACCGGACCGGTGATGTGGCTTCGCTGAGCGGGCCCGCCCCCGGCTCGGCGCGGACGCTGCGCCGGATGAGCCGGGTGTTCGGGCGGACCGATGACATGCTGGTCATTCGCGGCACCAACGTGTTCCCGTCCGAGATCGAGACGGTCCTGCTGGCCGATCGGCGGGTGGCGCCGCACTACCTGATCGTCGAGGACCGCCGCGACCAGTCGCGGCCCGAGCTGCGGATCGCCGTCGAACCGCGGGACCCGCATGGGGACGCCGAGGTCTTGGAACGCGAGCTCGCCGGTGCGCTGTACGCACGGCTCGGCATCTCGTGCATCGTCCGGGTACTCCCGCCCGACCACCTCCCGCGCGAAGAGTCAGGCAAGACCCCGCGGCTGGTCCGTTGGGAGCACGGCGTCGTTCCCTTGCCCGGACTCGAATGA
- a CDS encoding NAD(P)/FAD-dependent oxidoreductase, whose product MPEPRIVIIGGGHVGLTLALRLQRMLRPGEARVTVIDTQPHMTYQPFLPEAAAGSLEPRHVVVPLREALRKCEVLTAQVSAIDHADRQLTATLGDGRVVHCGYDILVAVPGSISRALPIPGLAEQGVGFKTIGEAIFLRNHVLSRLDIAASTTDEKLRRRLLTFVFVGGGYAGIEAMAELESMSRYAIRSYPQVASRDMRWVLVEAMGRIMPEVSPPMSEYTKQRLTERGIEVKLNTTAKSFMDGHVMLSDGDVFDADTVVWTAGVRPHPMLEDSDLPRDSKGRVECTAKLQVRGIHNVFSAGDSAAVPDLTSSDPDALCSPSAQHAVRQAKVLADNILALLRGEKLGNYKHKYAGAVAGLGLFQGAAEVYGVKLKGFPAWLLHRCYHLAKMPTASHKARILGDWLLELPFRRQVVALGELHDPRAEFVKAANTRGLPKSHGRAV is encoded by the coding sequence TACCAGCCGTTTCTCCCGGAGGCTGCGGCCGGGTCGCTCGAACCGCGGCACGTGGTGGTGCCGCTGCGTGAGGCGCTGCGCAAGTGCGAAGTGCTGACCGCGCAGGTATCCGCCATCGACCACGCCGATCGGCAGCTGACCGCGACGCTCGGCGACGGGAGAGTCGTGCACTGCGGCTACGACATCCTGGTGGCCGTCCCCGGCTCGATCTCGCGGGCGCTGCCCATTCCCGGCTTAGCCGAGCAGGGCGTCGGGTTCAAGACCATCGGCGAGGCGATCTTCCTGCGCAACCACGTGCTTTCCAGGTTGGATATCGCGGCCAGTACCACCGACGAAAAGCTCCGACGCCGGTTGTTGACGTTCGTGTTCGTCGGTGGCGGCTACGCGGGCATCGAGGCGATGGCCGAGCTGGAGAGCATGTCCCGCTACGCGATCCGCAGCTATCCGCAGGTCGCGTCCCGGGACATGCGCTGGGTGCTGGTCGAAGCGATGGGCCGGATCATGCCCGAGGTCAGCCCGCCGATGAGCGAATACACCAAGCAGCGGCTGACGGAACGCGGCATCGAGGTGAAGCTGAACACCACCGCGAAGTCCTTTATGGACGGACATGTGATGCTCTCCGACGGCGACGTGTTCGATGCCGACACGGTGGTGTGGACGGCCGGGGTCAGGCCGCACCCGATGCTGGAGGACAGCGACCTGCCCAGGGACTCCAAGGGCCGTGTCGAGTGCACGGCGAAACTCCAGGTCCGCGGCATCCACAACGTGTTCTCCGCCGGTGACTCCGCCGCGGTCCCGGACCTGACGAGCAGCGACCCGGACGCCCTGTGCAGCCCGTCGGCGCAACATGCGGTGCGCCAGGCCAAGGTGCTGGCGGACAACATCCTCGCGCTCCTGCGCGGTGAGAAACTCGGCAACTACAAACACAAATACGCCGGAGCGGTGGCCGGGCTCGGCCTGTTCCAAGGCGCGGCCGAGGTCTACGGGGTGAAGCTCAAGGGCTTCCCGGCATGGTTGCTGCACCGCTGCTACCACCTGGCGAAGATGCCGACCGCGTCCCACAAGGCCCGCATCCTCGGCGACTGGCTGCTGGAACTGCCGTTTCGCCGCCAGGTCGTCGCCCTCGGTGAGCTCCATGACCCCCGAGCCGAGTTCGTCAAGGCCGCCAATACCCGCGGCCTGCCCAAATCACACGGCCGCGCCGTCTGA